The Xanthocytophaga agilis genome has a window encoding:
- a CDS encoding Ig-like domain-containing protein — protein MRKLMRMMLLAMVVSGAFIGITTAQTYNWNTVPIGGGGFVTSIKAHPKVPNLFFITKDVGTPYRWNATTQKWEEMMLFGKIPTTYWNWEGGAKCAEVAFDPSDATGNILYATIATGKGTVPGGGTSMGTLMKSTDRGQTWTDCQLSIKVTPNASDKAYTDRIAVDPNNSNVVYVTTTYNGTYKSTSAGAVGSWVKVNTSFPDSDIGRFVIFDKTGGVINGVTRNILIGGSQGVYRSTDGGNTFALMNGSPGEPRRSSFSNDGTLYVTQVGQSATRPLGGQGLYKWNGSSWSEIAPVAGKELGGIAVNPHNSNEVIVTTTGTWNNDVAYRSLLGGVPGSWTALVPTTRDASEAPHSLGNGANGNFGHNICAFMFDPFNAGHVWFTDMLDVGQTTNVWASTVHWKLRDAGLEEIVVSGNMVCPPSGSNFLLSTTGDVGGFDHKSFTSPPAKGMASFFSTFNGVNTSGVAFQQTNPDFIARVGSDGWNGVAIGGYSTNGGLSYTKFPTVPSSGSARGRVAVSANSQRIVWVTQGMITGGLTYYSTNLGATWTASTGLPSGILKPGDIYTIWAGMNPLAADKVNGDIFYVYSGGTVYVSTNGGVSFSAAATNLPNVGNVAQMNVETTPGKTGDLWIAFTTGLYHSTDTAKTFTKVNPNVVKNPKWVAVGKADTSASSNPIVFVTSESGTVDNRTYSVFRSDDNGQNWTTILTTVPDVVANLAADYHGRVFLGASGNGIFVGEPAGGPVVNVSVTPASDSVIVGFTRQFKSVLTPTYPTNSAVTWSSSDTSIATVNASGLVTGISPGTVTITVTTQDGGKTAQSTLKVTPTVAVSGISLDSVIIMGLGTSQNLIAKITPANATNKAVNWSLSDTTVAKINSSGLLSALKFGTTVVTATTVDGAKTATSTVTIGTSIIANNCGGPSILNFIADTPSSGSMWTTGTTTPVSTTGLTNPAPAQVYLSQRQSGQPMTYTYKGLIPNSKYKVRLHFAEISTSINAGQRRFNVTGNSVADTLLKNFDIYTQAGGRFKAIIREFEIHSNGAGQISVVFRPIANYSYPAVSAIEVLLTPLTSIAITPTSFFVGVGDTTRLSTTATPANASNQRVLWSSSNSAIVTVDSKGLVKGMSPGNAIITATSEEGGFTASSTVTAANIPVSGITLSSTTASVGVNNTVTLTATLQPANATNKAYTWSSSDTTVLTISQNGLLKGISPGNATITVTTQDGNKTATCAVSVSNILISSIVLSKSALTVGVADTTSLKASVLPATASNKNVNWSSSAPGVATVNANGKITAIGVGTANIIATAQDAGGVSSTAQLTVVSAGSCGLMTNNGFESGFVNWILPNGSKTKVSETITHSGLKSVAVMGDNSAINYGSNLIVGGGKEITFEVWARIERTPDPYNQLQNPYWAGIGIDYYDANGNKIANASNQLQAYPSATPGTFTRFSVTRVTPPNTAYAGVWAAKAGPYGELYLDDFCLTIAQDSQTVSFDSLSVKTVGDADFAPVASASSGLPITLSSSDTLVATITNGKIRIVGPGSSIITASQSGNNLYLAAASVQRTLTVLSGLKVLYMDGDTGKLTNNSARPYLKVVNESSVTVPYNELTIRYWFTAENYAGISHWIDYAQLGNNKVSMKYVELPNPRTSALGYIEYGFDPSAGGILPGSNSGQIKSRFANTDWQPLSEGNDYSYSNATTYTANPAITLYRNGKLWWGTEPGNIASDTTLKVYSENRNTSASSAIRAWLTIENTGNVPVDYRDLKIKYWFTADNAASLSYTIEYAKLGASNVSGVFGTDTGQYSDTYFESKIDSSVGKLYPLSSTGKIQYKIYRSDGSLFNETNDHSYMPAAPFAENSHIALYYKGVRIYGVEPLVSSSARITTKEASTGLQVTVLGNPTATEQADLRLSGLNGLPVRLQVVDTKGSVLLEKTVSAPLENTIQTVPLGKQAGIYLIRLGSGTQTTSVKVIKL, from the coding sequence ATGAGAAAATTAATGCGAATGATGCTGCTTGCAATGGTAGTAAGTGGTGCATTTATCGGTATCACAACCGCACAGACCTACAACTGGAATACAGTTCCAATAGGTGGTGGAGGGTTTGTAACAAGTATCAAAGCACACCCCAAAGTGCCTAATCTGTTTTTTATTACCAAAGATGTCGGAACTCCCTACCGATGGAATGCCACTACCCAAAAATGGGAAGAGATGATGTTGTTTGGTAAAATTCCTACTACTTACTGGAACTGGGAAGGGGGCGCAAAATGTGCAGAAGTTGCCTTTGATCCCAGTGATGCTACAGGTAATATACTCTATGCTACTATTGCTACAGGAAAAGGTACAGTACCAGGAGGGGGAACGTCAATGGGAACTCTGATGAAGTCGACAGACAGAGGTCAAACCTGGACAGATTGTCAATTATCCATAAAAGTTACGCCTAACGCATCAGATAAAGCTTATACCGACCGAATTGCTGTTGATCCCAATAATAGTAATGTAGTGTATGTAACAACCACCTACAATGGTACATACAAAAGCACATCAGCGGGTGCTGTAGGATCATGGGTTAAGGTAAATACATCTTTTCCTGATTCAGATATAGGAAGATTTGTCATTTTTGATAAAACGGGTGGAGTTATCAATGGAGTCACCAGAAATATATTAATCGGAGGCTCACAAGGAGTATATAGGAGTACTGATGGCGGAAATACCTTTGCACTGATGAATGGGAGTCCGGGAGAACCGAGGCGTTCATCTTTCAGCAACGATGGAACACTATATGTTACCCAAGTGGGGCAATCAGCAACAAGGCCATTAGGAGGTCAGGGCTTGTATAAATGGAATGGAAGTTCATGGAGTGAGATAGCGCCTGTGGCAGGAAAAGAACTGGGAGGTATAGCCGTTAACCCGCACAATAGCAATGAAGTGATTGTTACTACAACAGGAACATGGAATAATGATGTTGCCTATCGTAGCCTGCTAGGCGGAGTACCAGGTAGCTGGACTGCTTTAGTGCCTACAACTCGGGATGCGTCAGAAGCACCTCATTCACTGGGTAATGGAGCGAATGGAAATTTTGGCCACAATATCTGTGCGTTTATGTTTGATCCATTCAATGCAGGTCATGTATGGTTTACAGATATGCTCGATGTTGGGCAGACTACCAATGTATGGGCATCTACGGTTCACTGGAAACTTCGCGATGCTGGCCTAGAAGAAATTGTGGTTTCAGGAAACATGGTTTGTCCACCAAGTGGAAGTAATTTTTTGTTATCTACTACTGGTGATGTAGGAGGATTTGATCATAAGTCATTTACCAGCCCACCTGCAAAAGGGATGGCAAGCTTCTTTAGTACCTTTAATGGAGTAAATACATCCGGAGTTGCCTTTCAGCAAACAAACCCTGATTTTATTGCACGGGTAGGAAGCGACGGATGGAATGGGGTTGCTATTGGTGGCTATTCTACTAATGGCGGACTTAGTTACACGAAGTTTCCGACTGTTCCTTCTAGTGGCTCGGCAAGAGGAAGGGTTGCTGTGTCTGCTAATAGCCAGAGGATAGTTTGGGTTACACAGGGAATGATAACAGGAGGTTTGACTTATTATTCAACAAATCTGGGTGCCACTTGGACTGCCAGTACAGGTCTTCCTTCTGGAATTCTCAAACCAGGAGATATTTATACCATCTGGGCAGGGATGAATCCATTGGCTGCTGACAAAGTTAACGGGGATATTTTTTATGTATACTCTGGTGGTACAGTATATGTAAGTACGAACGGCGGTGTCAGTTTTTCTGCTGCTGCTACCAATCTTCCCAATGTAGGGAATGTTGCTCAGATGAATGTAGAGACAACCCCAGGAAAGACAGGTGACCTTTGGATTGCCTTTACCACCGGATTGTATCATTCAACAGATACAGCAAAAACATTTACCAAAGTAAATCCGAATGTTGTAAAAAACCCTAAGTGGGTGGCAGTTGGAAAAGCTGACACTTCAGCTTCTTCCAATCCTATTGTTTTTGTAACCTCTGAGTCTGGTACTGTAGACAATCGTACCTATAGTGTTTTCAGATCAGATGATAATGGACAAAACTGGACAACTATTCTAACTACTGTTCCTGATGTAGTGGCAAACTTAGCTGCTGACTACCATGGAAGAGTGTTTCTGGGTGCATCCGGCAATGGTATCTTTGTAGGAGAACCTGCAGGTGGTCCTGTAGTCAACGTTTCAGTTACACCTGCTTCTGACTCTGTGATTGTCGGATTTACCCGACAGTTTAAATCTGTTCTTACTCCTACCTATCCAACAAACAGTGCTGTTACCTGGAGTTCATCTGATACTTCAATTGCTACTGTAAACGCGTCCGGACTGGTAACAGGAATTTCTCCGGGAACAGTTACTATCACTGTAACTACTCAGGATGGTGGTAAGACAGCACAAAGTACCTTAAAAGTAACACCAACGGTAGCTGTTTCAGGTATCTCCCTTGATTCGGTCATTATTATGGGATTGGGAACGTCACAAAATCTGATTGCTAAAATAACTCCTGCCAATGCAACCAACAAAGCAGTAAACTGGAGTTTATCCGATACCACTGTAGCGAAGATCAATTCCAGTGGATTGCTGTCTGCACTTAAATTTGGTACAACAGTAGTTACTGCAACAACAGTAGATGGTGCAAAAACAGCGACCAGTACAGTGACCATAGGAACGAGTATTATCGCCAATAACTGTGGTGGACCTTCGATTCTTAATTTTATCGCAGACACCCCCTCGTCTGGGTCTATGTGGACTACTGGTACTACCACTCCTGTAAGTACAACCGGCCTTACAAATCCTGCACCGGCACAGGTTTATCTCTCTCAACGCCAAAGCGGACAGCCAATGACCTATACATACAAAGGACTAATACCTAATTCCAAATACAAAGTACGATTACATTTTGCAGAAATCAGCACCTCTATAAACGCAGGACAACGGAGATTTAATGTCACAGGAAACTCAGTAGCGGATACGTTATTGAAAAACTTTGACATTTATACACAGGCAGGGGGCAGATTCAAAGCCATTATTCGGGAGTTTGAAATACATTCGAATGGTGCAGGTCAGATTTCTGTCGTTTTCCGTCCTATCGCAAATTATAGTTATCCTGCTGTCAGTGCAATCGAAGTATTGCTCACTCCATTAACTTCTATTGCCATTACACCGACCTCCTTTTTTGTAGGTGTAGGTGATACTACCCGACTTAGCACAACAGCTACTCCTGCCAATGCAAGCAATCAGCGTGTACTTTGGAGTTCTTCCAATTCTGCCATTGTGACTGTTGATAGCAAAGGGCTGGTAAAAGGAATGTCTCCTGGAAATGCTATCATTACTGCAACGTCAGAAGAAGGTGGTTTTACAGCTAGTTCTACGGTAACGGCAGCTAATATTCCAGTAAGCGGGATTACTCTAAGCAGCACAACGGCTAGTGTAGGTGTCAATAACACCGTTACATTAACAGCAACCTTGCAACCTGCTAATGCAACCAATAAAGCTTATACCTGGAGCTCATCAGACACAACGGTTTTGACTATTAGCCAGAATGGACTTTTGAAAGGGATTTCTCCTGGTAATGCAACTATTACTGTGACTACTCAGGATGGAAATAAAACAGCCACTTGTGCCGTATCGGTATCTAATATCTTAATTTCTTCGATTGTTCTAAGCAAATCAGCTTTAACAGTAGGAGTGGCAGATACAACCTCGTTAAAAGCGTCAGTACTTCCAGCTACTGCAAGCAATAAAAATGTAAACTGGTCTTCCTCCGCACCCGGTGTTGCCACTGTAAATGCCAATGGCAAGATCACGGCGATTGGTGTTGGAACGGCGAATATCATTGCAACTGCACAGGATGCTGGTGGGGTTAGCTCTACGGCTCAGCTTACTGTTGTTAGTGCGGGATCATGTGGTCTAATGACCAACAATGGTTTTGAAAGTGGATTCGTTAACTGGATACTTCCCAATGGCAGTAAAACAAAAGTAAGTGAAACCATTACACATAGTGGACTCAAAAGTGTTGCCGTTATGGGTGATAACTCGGCTATTAATTATGGAAGTAATCTGATTGTTGGAGGAGGGAAAGAAATTACCTTTGAAGTCTGGGCAAGAATAGAACGTACACCCGATCCTTACAACCAGCTTCAGAATCCCTACTGGGCAGGAATCGGCATTGATTACTACGATGCGAATGGCAATAAAATTGCCAACGCAAGTAACCAGCTTCAGGCCTATCCTTCTGCAACGCCTGGTACATTTACCCGCTTTTCGGTAACCCGAGTAACTCCTCCCAATACAGCATATGCAGGTGTTTGGGCGGCCAAGGCAGGTCCTTACGGTGAGCTATACCTGGATGATTTCTGTCTTACTATTGCACAGGATTCCCAAACGGTTTCGTTTGATTCCCTTAGTGTAAAAACAGTAGGTGATGCAGATTTTGCTCCTGTTGCCTCAGCAAGCTCAGGTCTTCCTATCACTTTGTCAAGTTCGGATACCTTAGTTGCCACCATTACAAATGGAAAAATCCGGATTGTGGGACCGGGAAGCAGCATCATTACTGCATCACAAAGCGGAAATAACTTATATCTGGCAGCTGCTTCGGTACAACGCACGTTAACAGTCTTGTCGGGTTTAAAAGTATTGTACATGGATGGTGATACAGGTAAACTGACAAATAACAGTGCTCGCCCTTATCTCAAGGTTGTCAATGAAAGCAGTGTTACAGTGCCATATAATGAGTTGACAATCCGGTATTGGTTTACAGCCGAAAACTATGCAGGTATCAGCCATTGGATTGATTATGCTCAGCTGGGAAATAACAAGGTATCGATGAAATACGTAGAGCTGCCTAATCCACGTACCAGTGCGTTAGGGTATATCGAATATGGATTTGATCCTTCTGCAGGAGGCATTCTACCTGGTAGCAACTCAGGCCAGATCAAGTCAAGATTTGCCAATACGGACTGGCAACCGCTTTCAGAAGGCAATGATTACTCCTATTCTAATGCAACTACCTATACTGCCAATCCAGCTATTACTCTCTATCGCAATGGAAAACTTTGGTGGGGTACAGAACCTGGAAACATTGCTTCAGATACAACCCTGAAAGTCTACTCAGAAAACAGGAATACGTCGGCTTCCAGTGCCATTCGTGCCTGGCTTACTATTGAGAATACAGGCAATGTACCCGTTGATTATAGGGATCTGAAGATAAAGTATTGGTTTACTGCCGATAATGCTGCTTCTCTTTCGTATACAATTGAGTACGCAAAGTTGGGAGCCAGTAATGTGTCAGGTGTTTTTGGGACTGATACAGGACAATATTCTGATACATACTTCGAATCTAAAATAGATTCATCAGTAGGAAAATTATATCCTCTAAGCAGTACGGGAAAAATTCAGTACAAGATCTATAGATCAGATGGATCCCTATTTAATGAGACAAATGATCATTCCTATATGCCTGCGGCACCTTTTGCTGAAAACAGCCACATTGCCTTGTATTATAAAGGGGTGCGTATTTATGGGGTAGAACCTTTAGTTTCATCATCTGCCAGAATAACTACAAAAGAGGCTTCTACTGGTCTACAGGTAACAGTACTTGGAAATCCTACGGCTACAGAGCAAGCCGATCTGCGTCTGAGCGGATTAAATGGATTACCTGTTCGTTTACAGGTGGTGGATACAAAAGGATCTGTCTTGTTAGAAAAAACGGTTTCTGCCCCCCTTGAAAATACGATTCAAACAGTGCCATTGGGAAAACAAGCAGGTATCTATTTGATTCGGCTTGGATCGGGTACGCAAACTACATCTGTAAAGGTCATAAAACTCTAA
- a CDS encoding glycosyltransferase: MISILIAARNEEDSILKCLQSLNQLTFPIDQLEIWIGDDDSNDLTATLILEYIRDKPHFHYKKITTNLGMARGKANVLAQLIRFAKGSYFLITDADVTVPPNWIEVMLSAHTPGIGIISGVTVPQPVTLWTAMQAIDWAQALCMIYHLSHWGIPISGLGNNMLVTKEAYKATGGYENMRSSISEDHQLFKAVLKKGYGFRQLFAVDCLVETQGLPTFDSLINQRKRWMNAAMQTPWYIRMLTLLPLFLLPVIVVSFITQPFTSLLSWIGLLIIQGVLTFSCVYRLRALHLYKYAWIYPVYFHFITFSTLIQYALVSPTYWKGRRYELTEIA, from the coding sequence ATGATTTCCATTTTAATAGCTGCGCGCAATGAAGAAGATTCTATTTTAAAATGTCTGCAGTCTCTCAATCAGTTAACTTTTCCCATAGATCAGTTGGAAATATGGATTGGGGACGATGACTCTAATGATCTCACAGCAACATTGATTTTGGAATATATTCGCGATAAGCCGCATTTTCACTATAAGAAAATTACTACCAATTTAGGTATGGCCCGGGGAAAGGCTAATGTACTGGCTCAATTGATTCGTTTTGCCAAAGGCAGTTATTTTCTCATTACAGATGCGGATGTAACGGTTCCTCCAAACTGGATAGAGGTTATGCTGAGTGCACATACACCTGGTATAGGAATTATTTCCGGAGTAACAGTACCTCAGCCTGTTACACTTTGGACTGCAATGCAGGCTATTGACTGGGCACAGGCACTCTGTATGATTTATCACTTGTCACATTGGGGAATACCGATCTCAGGTTTGGGAAATAATATGCTGGTAACCAAAGAAGCCTATAAGGCAACAGGTGGATATGAAAACATGCGGTCTTCTATTAGTGAGGATCATCAACTGTTCAAGGCTGTTCTTAAAAAAGGATATGGCTTCCGGCAACTTTTTGCAGTAGACTGTCTGGTAGAAACACAGGGGTTACCAACCTTTGATAGCCTTATCAATCAGCGAAAACGATGGATGAATGCAGCCATGCAAACGCCATGGTATATCCGAATGCTGACATTACTCCCTCTTTTCCTACTTCCTGTTATTGTGGTGTCCTTTATCACTCAACCTTTCACTAGTCTACTTTCATGGATAGGATTGTTAATAATCCAGGGCGTATTGACATTCAGTTGTGTATATAGATTAAGAGCTCTTCACCTGTATAAGTATGCCTGGATTTATCCAGTATATTTTCATTTTATAACATTTTCAACACTTATCCAATATGCTCTCGTATCACCAACATACTGGAAAGGACGCAGATATGAACTTACAGAGATCGCTTAA